A window from Leifsonia shinshuensis encodes these proteins:
- a CDS encoding adenylate/guanylate cyclase domain-containing protein, which translates to MTYLSPGGYGSAFTNRVLENYNRGHNVLLAKGASRFDEIRTGHPAATDLAIGDQITFPIASVFLDLRNFTGRTFWDGQEEVTSLAHAVLSGFTDVVTRYGGHVLGLRGDGLFAGFGAPGADSRVSVALASTAVAVALDSVQSDLNPALQARGIATVQASAGADFGAATFIRSGTQGTSEVNVIGFGSNFAAKCEKQAKSWELVVGEAFSASVPEKRWLTQHENSPKEYSRDAERRSYSFYDYQWRPLLRYAESVAAEVAYQPLELVYGQGERS; encoded by the coding sequence TTGACCTACCTCAGTCCCGGCGGATATGGTTCCGCCTTCACGAACCGCGTGCTCGAGAACTACAATCGCGGTCACAACGTGCTGCTCGCAAAGGGCGCTTCTCGTTTTGACGAGATACGTACCGGCCATCCGGCGGCGACGGACCTCGCAATCGGCGATCAGATCACGTTCCCCATCGCGTCCGTATTCCTCGACCTGCGGAACTTCACCGGCCGAACTTTCTGGGATGGCCAGGAAGAGGTCACCAGCCTCGCCCACGCGGTCCTGTCCGGGTTCACTGACGTCGTTACGCGTTATGGCGGCCACGTCCTCGGGCTTCGAGGCGATGGCCTGTTCGCCGGATTTGGTGCCCCCGGCGCTGACTCTCGTGTGTCCGTTGCGCTTGCGTCCACTGCAGTGGCGGTAGCCCTCGACTCCGTCCAGTCTGATCTGAACCCGGCGCTGCAGGCACGCGGCATCGCAACTGTGCAGGCGTCTGCAGGCGCCGACTTCGGAGCAGCCACTTTCATCCGCTCAGGTACGCAGGGCACCTCTGAGGTGAACGTGATCGGCTTCGGATCAAATTTTGCCGCCAAGTGCGAGAAGCAAGCGAAGTCGTGGGAACTCGTAGTTGGCGAGGCCTTCTCCGCGAGCGTCCCGGAGAAGAGATGGCTGACGCAGCACGAGAACTCGCCCAAGGAGTACAGCCGCGACGCCGAGCGTCGGTCCTACAGCTTCTATGACTACCAGTGGCGTCCTCTGCTCAGGTACGCCGAATCCGTAGCAGCTGAAGTCGCCTATCAGCCGCTGGAACTCGTCTACGGCCAGGGGGAGCGGTCATGA
- a CDS encoding DUF2510 domain-containing protein — protein sequence MTNAPSPAPGWYPDPQRPGALRWWDGVRWTEHVSAAPSGYAAPSGYAPPPYAPARRRPLPAETPVYTVWIWLVAVLPLVNTLLLFLLRPQPAFRLDETGSRIQLSDPMALLGGPMYFVVVGIGWLVTAATIVFAWLDYRELVGRGVERPFHWAWSFLGIVYPIGRSVIVRGVAGGRGMAPLWVSIAVYVVSFAVALIWSVLLFAQILGTAANNVPLGT from the coding sequence GTGACGAACGCGCCGTCCCCCGCGCCCGGCTGGTACCCGGACCCGCAGCGGCCGGGAGCCCTGCGCTGGTGGGACGGCGTGCGCTGGACCGAGCACGTCTCCGCGGCGCCGTCCGGCTACGCGGCGCCGTCCGGCTACGCGCCGCCGCCGTACGCGCCTGCGCGGCGCCGGCCGCTCCCCGCCGAGACCCCGGTATACACGGTGTGGATCTGGCTGGTCGCCGTCCTGCCGCTCGTCAACACGCTGCTCCTCTTCCTGCTGCGCCCGCAGCCGGCGTTCCGGCTGGATGAGACCGGCTCGCGCATCCAGCTGTCCGACCCGATGGCGCTGCTCGGCGGCCCGATGTACTTCGTGGTCGTCGGCATCGGCTGGCTCGTGACCGCGGCGACGATCGTGTTCGCCTGGCTCGACTATCGCGAGCTTGTGGGTCGCGGCGTCGAGCGCCCGTTCCACTGGGCCTGGTCGTTCCTCGGTATCGTCTACCCGATCGGCCGCAGCGTCATCGTCCGCGGCGTCGCCGGCGGCCGCGGAATGGCGCCGTTGTGGGTGTCGATCGCGGTGTACGTGGTCAGCTTCGCGGTCGCGCTGATCTGGTCCGTGCTGCTCTTCGCCCAGATCCTCGGAACCGCCGCCAACAACGTCCCGCTCGGCACCTGA
- a CDS encoding ATP-binding protein produces the protein MTEPFRDSFRAPADEETIGRVHEMFERLAERRPDLPEQVRGGFELAVVEVVTNVVMHSSDDRPVRVELAVRSTEDGLEAVVTDDAPPAAVDIDGAAMPDPEDLGESGRGLALVTLLVDRFEHAALPDGNRWLLTVG, from the coding sequence GTGACTGAGCCGTTCCGCGACTCCTTCCGGGCCCCGGCCGACGAGGAGACGATCGGGCGGGTGCACGAGATGTTCGAGCGGCTCGCCGAGCGCCGTCCGGACCTCCCGGAGCAGGTGCGCGGCGGCTTCGAGCTGGCCGTGGTCGAAGTGGTCACCAACGTGGTGATGCACAGCAGCGACGACCGGCCGGTCCGCGTCGAGCTCGCGGTGCGCAGCACCGAGGACGGGTTGGAGGCGGTGGTCACCGACGACGCGCCGCCCGCCGCGGTCGACATCGACGGCGCCGCCATGCCCGACCCCGAGGACCTGGGGGAGTCGGGACGCGGTCTCGCCCTGGTGACGCTGCTGGTCGACCGCTTCGAGCACGCCGCCCTCCCGGACGGCAACCGCTGGCTGCTCACCGTCGGCTGA
- a CDS encoding STAS domain-containing protein codes for MKITSSVRPDGVAVLVAEGRINMVTAPELKREVQDAVNGGNARVAVDLSGVEFIDSSGLGALVSGLKTARTAGGDLRLASASEQVSSVLRLTNLDRILRIHSSVDDAYRD; via the coding sequence ATGAAGATCACGTCGAGCGTCCGCCCGGACGGTGTGGCCGTGCTGGTCGCGGAGGGACGCATCAACATGGTCACCGCGCCGGAGCTGAAGCGCGAGGTCCAGGATGCGGTGAACGGCGGAAACGCGCGCGTGGCGGTGGACCTGTCCGGCGTCGAGTTCATCGACTCCTCGGGGCTCGGCGCCCTGGTCAGCGGCCTGAAGACAGCGCGCACCGCGGGCGGCGACCTGCGCCTCGCATCCGCCTCGGAGCAGGTGTCGAGCGTCCTCCGCCTCACCAACCTGGACCGCATCCTGCGCATCCACTCCTCCGTCGACGACGCCTACCGTGACTGA
- a CDS encoding glycosyltransferase family 2 protein yields the protein MRPVLLRVIGLLAVLAGLNYVVWRWLASVNWEAWWIAVPLVIAETYSLVDTFFFALTMWRVRIRTGPEAPAAGTADVFITTYDEPVDLVMTTASAAQRIRYPHTTWVLDDGARPEMRAAAERQGLGYITRTDDWTDKPRHAKAGNLNNALFQTEGEFLLILDADQIPKPEILDHTLGYFADPEVALVQTPQFFSNVDEADVLGNQAPLFYGPIQQGKDGWNAAFFCGSNAVLRRDALMQLGISGYVRDVENTVRTSLRAADRMLAKAARSARTDPEAAGLVALLRDHVRAASESLRAGDSVGEVTFRLREEVDAVSRAAVRSHLTSVEEDLAAIAELPLQADSELPAFVVDEAAFERLAERDWSPLGAIESVQSITEALAVDRPDEAQPVMPMATISVTEDMATAMQLHANGWRSVYHHELLATGLAPEDLGTMLKQRLRWAQGTLQVMLKDNPLLKRGLDAGQRLMYFATMWSYLAGFAAIVYLAAPAIYLLAGVMPVTAWSVDFFARFIPYFVLSQLMFLVGAHGIRTWRGQQYALALFPLWIKACWTSAANVWFKRPLGFVVTPKERKGRAPIPWREIWPQLTAMVVLVVAAIVGVLRVIAGTADGVGTLVNTVWVVYDLVVLSIIPRAALYRGPAAPALEKESPLP from the coding sequence ATGCGGCCGGTGCTGCTGCGGGTCATCGGCCTCTTGGCTGTGCTCGCCGGCCTCAACTACGTCGTCTGGCGCTGGCTGGCCTCCGTCAACTGGGAGGCGTGGTGGATCGCCGTGCCGCTGGTGATCGCGGAGACGTACAGCCTGGTCGACACCTTCTTCTTCGCGCTAACGATGTGGCGCGTCCGCATCCGCACGGGACCGGAGGCGCCGGCGGCCGGGACCGCCGACGTCTTCATCACGACCTACGACGAACCCGTCGACCTGGTGATGACGACGGCCTCCGCCGCTCAGCGCATCCGCTACCCGCACACCACCTGGGTTCTCGACGACGGCGCGCGCCCCGAGATGCGGGCGGCCGCCGAACGGCAGGGTCTCGGCTACATCACCCGCACGGACGACTGGACGGACAAGCCGCGGCACGCGAAGGCGGGCAACCTCAACAACGCCCTGTTCCAGACCGAGGGCGAGTTCCTGCTCATCCTCGACGCCGACCAGATCCCGAAGCCGGAGATCCTCGATCACACGCTCGGCTACTTCGCCGACCCCGAGGTCGCGCTCGTGCAGACCCCGCAGTTCTTCTCGAACGTCGACGAGGCCGATGTGCTCGGCAACCAGGCGCCCCTGTTCTACGGGCCGATCCAGCAGGGCAAGGACGGCTGGAACGCGGCATTCTTCTGCGGCTCGAACGCCGTGCTGCGGCGGGATGCGCTGATGCAGCTGGGCATCTCCGGCTACGTCCGCGACGTGGAGAACACCGTCCGCACCTCCCTGCGTGCGGCCGACCGGATGCTGGCGAAGGCCGCGCGGTCGGCGCGGACCGACCCCGAGGCGGCGGGCCTGGTGGCGCTGCTGCGCGACCATGTGCGCGCCGCATCCGAGAGCCTGCGCGCCGGAGACAGCGTCGGCGAGGTCACCTTCCGGCTGCGGGAGGAGGTGGATGCGGTCTCCCGCGCGGCCGTGCGCAGCCACCTGACCTCGGTCGAGGAGGACCTCGCCGCCATCGCCGAGCTTCCGCTGCAGGCCGACTCCGAGCTGCCCGCGTTCGTCGTCGACGAGGCCGCCTTCGAGCGGCTCGCCGAGCGCGACTGGTCTCCGCTCGGGGCGATCGAGTCCGTGCAGAGCATCACCGAGGCGCTCGCCGTCGACCGTCCTGACGAGGCCCAGCCCGTCATGCCGATGGCGACGATCTCCGTGACCGAGGACATGGCGACCGCCATGCAGCTGCACGCGAACGGGTGGCGCAGCGTCTACCACCACGAGCTCCTCGCCACGGGCCTCGCCCCGGAGGACCTCGGCACGATGCTGAAGCAGCGGCTGCGCTGGGCCCAGGGCACCCTGCAGGTGATGCTCAAGGACAACCCGCTCCTGAAGCGCGGCCTCGACGCGGGCCAGCGGCTGATGTACTTCGCCACGATGTGGAGCTACCTGGCGGGGTTCGCGGCGATCGTCTACCTCGCCGCGCCGGCCATCTATCTGCTCGCGGGCGTCATGCCGGTGACGGCGTGGAGCGTCGACTTCTTCGCCCGGTTCATCCCCTACTTCGTGCTGAGCCAGCTGATGTTCCTGGTCGGCGCTCACGGCATCCGCACCTGGCGGGGGCAGCAGTACGCGCTCGCCCTGTTCCCGCTGTGGATCAAGGCGTGCTGGACGTCCGCCGCCAACGTGTGGTTCAAGCGTCCGCTCGGCTTCGTCGTCACGCCCAAGGAGCGCAAGGGACGCGCGCCCATCCCGTGGCGGGAGATCTGGCCGCAGCTGACGGCGATGGTCGTCCTGGTCGTCGCCGCGATCGTCGGAGTGCTGCGGGTCATCGCCGGGACCGCGGACGGCGTCGGTACGCTCGTCAACACGGTCTGGGTCGTCTACGACCTCGTCGTGCTGAGCATCATCCCGCGCGCCGCCCTGTACCGGGGTCCGGCGGCCCCCGCCCTCGAGAAGGAGAGCCCCCTGCCATGA